One Frankia alni ACN14a DNA window includes the following coding sequences:
- a CDS encoding TauD/TfdA family dioxygenase, with translation MASRLQFARYSLEDSVRDLLKKEISERVSETRLDSDFDATILADIGSYPLRRHLPDDVLRGIQTFTTEGGHALVLSNLPAQDFPLTPVSGFGDEVGLAMTNAIHLGLIRILGRIPFAVGYENSGHLIRNVVPNPAAVGTTSSWGSDSEFFWHSDNPQQQFGPIGSDPRLYTPPYLTFFAIRNQEQVPTEVAALDDVVAGLDEKTRLGLMAAEFEVGVPYSNDRDATGPLMNTPVLEVGPDGRYRVRYDRGTTVGRTDAARETLTRWSAALGAMPSVAFVLGTGDFMIFDNHRVLHRRKSFTPAPDATARWLRRCYAA, from the coding sequence ATGGCCAGCCGGCTCCAGTTCGCCCGGTACTCTCTGGAGGACAGCGTCCGGGACCTGCTGAAAAAAGAGATTTCGGAACGCGTCTCGGAGACCAGACTGGACTCGGACTTCGATGCCACAATTCTCGCCGACATCGGCTCGTATCCATTGCGGCGCCACCTTCCCGATGACGTCCTCCGTGGGATCCAGACGTTTACCACGGAAGGCGGGCACGCGCTTGTCCTGTCCAATCTCCCTGCCCAGGATTTTCCCTTGACTCCGGTAAGCGGATTCGGGGACGAGGTTGGGCTCGCCATGACCAATGCGATCCACCTGGGACTCATACGCATCCTCGGTCGCATTCCATTTGCCGTCGGCTATGAGAACAGCGGGCATCTCATCCGCAATGTGGTACCCAATCCGGCGGCTGTTGGGACAACCAGCTCCTGGGGTTCCGACTCGGAGTTTTTCTGGCATTCGGATAATCCTCAGCAGCAGTTCGGCCCGATCGGCTCCGACCCGCGCCTGTACACTCCGCCCTATCTGACCTTCTTTGCCATACGTAACCAGGAGCAAGTCCCCACCGAGGTCGCGGCGCTCGATGACGTCGTGGCAGGTCTCGACGAGAAGACCCGACTCGGCCTGATGGCCGCGGAGTTCGAGGTCGGCGTGCCCTATTCCAACGACAGGGACGCCACCGGGCCGCTGATGAACACCCCTGTCCTGGAGGTCGGCCCGGACGGCCGCTACCGTGTTCGCTACGACCGCGGGACGACGGTCGGCCGCACGGATGCCGCACGCGAGACGCTGACGCGGTGGTCCGCGGCTCTGGGCGCGATGCCGTCGGTTGCATTCGTCCTCGGTACCGGTGACTTCATGATCTTCGACAATCATCGGGTGCTTCACCGTCGCAAGTCCTTCACGCCGGCGCCGGATGCGACTGCCCGCTGGCTGCGCCGCTGCTACGCGGCCTGA
- the carB gene encoding carbamoyl-phosphate synthase large subunit: MPRRTDIQSVLVIGSGPIVIGQAAEFDYSGTQACRVLKSEGLRVILVNSNPATIMTDPEIADATYVEPITPEFVGRIIARERPDALLPTLGGQTALNTAIALHESGILVKYGVELIGANVEAIHKGENRERFKAVVEAVRRKIGHGESACSVLCHSMDDVLVGVDTLGGYPVVVRPSFTMGGAGSGFAHDEEELRRIAGQGLTLSPTSEVLLEESILGWKEYELELMRDRNDNVVVVCSIENVDPLGVHTGDSITVAPAMTLTDREYQILRDIGIAVMREVGVDTGGCNIQFAVNPDDGRVIVIEMNPRGSRSSALASKATGFPIAKIAARLAVGYTLDEIPNDITKQTLASFEPTLDYVVVKVPRFAFEKFPAADATLTTAMKSVGEAMAIGRNFAEALNKALRSLEKEGSQFDFVTAPGDKDDLLARAAVPTDGRINTVMAAIRAGADSQEIFDVTKIDPWFVDQLFLIKEYADELAEADRLDPDLLAGVKRHGFSDVQIAGIRGLREEIVREARHALDLRPVYKTVDTCAAEFAASTPYFYSCYDEESEVAARENPAVIILGSGPNRIGQGIEFDYSCVHASFALHDAGYETVMVNCNPETVSTDYDTSDRLYFEPLTLEDVLEIVHAETQAGPVAGVIVQLGGQTPLGLAQALKDNGVPIVGTQPEAIHLAEDRGAFGQVLAEAGLPAPKHGTATSFPGAKAIADEIGYPVLVRPSYVLGGRGMEVIDDETRMASYIAESTEIGLNRPVLVDRFLDDAIEIDVDALYDGRELYLGGVMEHIEEAGIHSGDSACVLPPITLGEHDIKRLRAFTEAIALGVGVRGLINIQFALAGDILYVLEANPRASRTVPFTSKATAVPLAKAAARISLGTTIAALRVEGLLPPSGDGGTLPLDTPISVKEAVLPWHRFRDPQGRGVDTVLGPEMRSTGEVMGIDTAFGTAYAKSQAGAYGALPVKGRAFVSVSARDKRALIFPARELIAHGFELLATSGTAEILRRHGIEARVVRKQSEGPGPDGEPTILTLIQKGEVDLIINTPSGAEGRRDGHGIRAVAAARGVPCLTTMQALTAAVQGIGAIAHGDIDVRSLQEYGQQLDAAR, from the coding sequence GTGCCTAGACGCACCGATATCCAGTCCGTTCTGGTCATCGGCTCCGGCCCGATCGTCATCGGCCAGGCAGCCGAGTTCGACTACTCCGGCACCCAGGCGTGCCGCGTGCTGAAGTCCGAGGGTCTGCGGGTCATCCTGGTCAACTCCAACCCGGCCACGATCATGACCGATCCGGAGATCGCCGATGCCACCTACGTCGAGCCGATCACCCCGGAGTTCGTCGGCAGGATCATTGCCCGGGAGCGGCCCGACGCGCTGCTGCCCACCCTCGGTGGCCAGACCGCGCTCAACACCGCGATCGCCCTGCACGAGAGCGGCATACTCGTGAAGTACGGCGTCGAACTGATCGGCGCCAACGTCGAGGCCATTCACAAGGGCGAGAATCGCGAGCGGTTCAAGGCCGTTGTCGAGGCCGTCCGGCGGAAGATCGGGCACGGTGAATCGGCCTGCTCGGTTCTCTGCCACTCCATGGACGACGTGCTCGTCGGCGTCGACACGCTCGGCGGTTACCCGGTCGTGGTCCGCCCCTCCTTCACCATGGGTGGTGCCGGCTCCGGTTTTGCCCACGACGAGGAGGAACTGCGTCGTATCGCCGGGCAGGGTCTCACTCTGTCGCCGACCAGCGAGGTACTGCTGGAGGAGTCCATCCTGGGCTGGAAGGAGTACGAGCTGGAGCTGATGCGTGACAGGAACGACAACGTCGTGGTGGTCTGCTCCATCGAGAACGTCGATCCGCTGGGCGTGCACACTGGTGACTCCATCACGGTGGCGCCCGCGATGACGCTGACCGACCGCGAATACCAGATCCTTCGCGACATCGGCATTGCTGTGATGCGCGAGGTCGGGGTGGATACCGGCGGCTGCAACATCCAGTTCGCTGTCAACCCGGATGACGGCCGAGTTATCGTAATCGAGATGAACCCCCGGGGATCGCGATCCTCCGCGCTCGCATCCAAGGCCACCGGCTTCCCGATCGCCAAGATCGCTGCGAGGCTCGCCGTCGGTTACACTCTGGACGAGATCCCCAACGACATCACCAAGCAGACCCTGGCATCCTTCGAACCCACCCTCGACTACGTCGTGGTGAAGGTGCCGCGTTTCGCCTTCGAGAAGTTCCCGGCCGCTGACGCCACTCTCACCACTGCCATGAAGTCGGTCGGCGAAGCCATGGCCATCGGCCGCAACTTCGCCGAGGCGTTGAACAAGGCGCTGCGGTCGCTGGAGAAGGAAGGCTCGCAGTTCGACTTCGTCACCGCGCCCGGCGACAAGGACGACCTGCTCGCCAGGGCCGCGGTGCCCACCGATGGCCGGATCAACACTGTCATGGCGGCCATCCGCGCGGGGGCCGACTCTCAGGAGATCTTCGATGTCACGAAGATCGACCCCTGGTTCGTGGATCAGCTTTTCCTGATCAAGGAATACGCGGACGAGCTGGCCGAGGCCGACCGGCTCGACCCGGACCTGCTCGCCGGTGTCAAGCGGCACGGCTTCTCCGACGTCCAGATCGCCGGCATCCGGGGTCTGCGCGAGGAGATCGTCCGCGAGGCCAGGCACGCGCTCGACCTCCGCCCCGTTTACAAGACCGTCGACACCTGCGCCGCCGAATTCGCCGCCAGTACCCCGTACTTCTACTCCTGCTATGACGAGGAGTCCGAGGTAGCGGCGCGCGAGAATCCCGCTGTGATCATCCTGGGTTCCGGCCCCAACCGCATCGGTCAGGGCATCGAGTTCGACTACTCCTGCGTGCACGCTTCCTTCGCGCTGCACGACGCCGGCTACGAGACCGTGATGGTGAACTGCAACCCGGAAACCGTGTCCACCGACTACGACACCTCCGACCGGCTCTACTTCGAGCCGCTGACTCTGGAGGACGTTCTGGAGATCGTGCACGCCGAGACGCAGGCCGGCCCGGTCGCCGGCGTCATCGTGCAGCTCGGTGGCCAGACCCCGCTGGGCCTCGCCCAGGCACTCAAGGACAACGGCGTGCCCATCGTCGGTACCCAACCCGAGGCCATCCACCTCGCCGAGGACCGCGGTGCCTTCGGCCAAGTGCTCGCCGAAGCGGGCCTGCCCGCGCCCAAGCACGGCACCGCCACATCGTTTCCCGGTGCCAAGGCCATCGCCGACGAGATCGGCTACCCCGTTCTCGTCCGCCCCTCCTACGTGCTCGGTGGACGCGGCATGGAGGTCATAGACGACGAGACACGCATGGCCTCGTACATCGCCGAGTCCACCGAGATCGGCCTGAACCGTCCAGTGCTGGTCGACCGGTTCCTGGACGACGCGATCGAGATCGACGTGGACGCGCTCTATGACGGCCGTGAGCTGTATCTCGGCGGTGTGATGGAACATATCGAGGAGGCCGGCATCCACTCCGGCGACTCGGCGTGTGTGCTGCCGCCGATCACTTTGGGTGAGCATGACATCAAGCGGCTGCGGGCCTTCACCGAGGCCATCGCGCTCGGAGTCGGCGTACGCGGCCTGATCAACATCCAGTTCGCGCTGGCTGGGGACATCCTTTATGTGCTGGAGGCCAACCCGCGCGCGTCGCGAACCGTACCGTTCACATCCAAGGCGACCGCGGTTCCGCTGGCCAAGGCCGCTGCCAGGATCTCGCTGGGCACGACCATCGCCGCACTGCGCGTGGAGGGCCTGTTGCCGCCCTCCGGCGACGGCGGCACGCTGCCGCTGGACACGCCGATCTCGGTGAAGGAGGCGGTGCTGCCCTGGCATCGGTTCCGTGATCCGCAAGGCCGCGGCGTCGACACCGTCCTCGGCCCCGAGATGCGCTCCACCGGCGAAGTCATGGGCATCGACACGGCCTTCGGCACCGCCTACGCCAAGTCGCAGGCCGGTGCCTACGGGGCGCTGCCCGTCAAGGGGCGCGCCTTCGTCTCGGTCTCCGCCCGCGACAAACGAGCGTTGATCTTTCCCGCACGTGAACTGATCGCCCACGGTTTCGAGCTGCTGGCCACCTCCGGCACCGCGGAGATCCTGCGGCGTCACGGGATCGAGGCGCGGGTGGTCCGCAAACAGAGCGAAGGCCCGGGGCCGGACGGCGAACCCACCATTCTGACGCTGATACAGAAGGGCGAGGTCGACCTCATCATCAACACGCCGTCCGGCGCCGAAGGGCGGCGCGACGGCCACGGTATTCGCGCCGTCGCCGCTGCCCGGGGGGTGCCGTGCCTGACTACCATGCAGGCGCTGACCGCGGCCGTCCAGGGCATTGGTGCCATCGCTCACGGTGACATTGATGTGCGTTCGCTTCAGGAATACGGACAGCAGCTGGACGCGGCACGGTGA
- a CDS encoding ATP-grasp domain-containing protein, which translates to MSGHIIVLHRWRDQHAHYEDYLDHGTHRVSYVTTELGMSSVPSSAAATRVVPATDDLDAVRQAVTGLSARFGAPRRVVALNEGDLDTAALVREWLGCAGQTPGQLARFRDKLVMNQVAEAAGIPAPAFADAPDETAVREFADTHGWPVIVKPRRGTASRGVVRLDSAADLPLLHRAPPEPRLVQQFCADEIFHIDGLWTGDRLGPWRASRYVSTCVDFAEGHTLGSVEVDDPELLGPLGEFTARLAGALSSQPWVFHLEAFVGTSPERSPVIRFLEAGCRVGGAEIPFVWREVHGVDLMRAAADIQLGRRPELPVPSRWRTGGWLLVPSPVPAPCRVISWDLPGPLGSGEGPYASVIPTVGQVIPRVGGYEHVGARFRFRGDSSSDVEKAVAATAARFRLECEPDMPFLVGGGRTVRGSNR; encoded by the coding sequence ATGAGCGGACACATCATCGTCCTGCACCGCTGGCGCGATCAGCACGCCCACTACGAGGACTACCTCGACCACGGCACGCACCGGGTCAGCTACGTGACCACAGAGCTGGGCATGTCCTCCGTCCCCAGCAGTGCGGCGGCTACCCGGGTGGTCCCGGCCACCGACGACCTCGACGCAGTACGGCAGGCGGTGACCGGACTAAGTGCCCGGTTCGGGGCTCCTCGGCGCGTGGTGGCACTCAACGAAGGTGATCTGGACACCGCCGCACTCGTCCGCGAATGGCTCGGCTGCGCGGGCCAGACGCCTGGCCAGCTCGCTCGTTTCCGCGACAAGCTCGTCATGAACCAGGTCGCCGAAGCCGCGGGAATACCCGCCCCCGCCTTCGCGGACGCGCCCGACGAGACGGCGGTCCGGGAGTTCGCCGACACCCACGGCTGGCCCGTCATCGTCAAGCCCCGCCGGGGGACAGCCAGTCGGGGCGTCGTACGCCTCGACTCTGCAGCCGATCTGCCGCTGCTGCACCGAGCGCCACCGGAGCCGCGCCTGGTGCAGCAGTTCTGCGCCGACGAGATCTTCCACATCGATGGCCTGTGGACCGGCGACCGGCTCGGCCCCTGGCGGGCCTCCCGGTATGTCAGCACCTGCGTGGACTTCGCCGAGGGCCACACGCTTGGCTCGGTCGAGGTCGACGATCCCGAACTTCTGGGGCCACTGGGCGAGTTCACGGCCAGGCTCGCGGGTGCGCTGAGCTCGCAGCCCTGGGTCTTCCATCTGGAGGCGTTCGTCGGCACGTCCCCCGAGAGGTCGCCGGTGATCCGGTTTCTGGAGGCGGGCTGTCGAGTCGGAGGGGCGGAGATCCCCTTCGTCTGGCGAGAGGTGCACGGCGTCGACCTGATGCGCGCCGCCGCGGATATCCAGCTCGGTCGTCGCCCGGAACTTCCCGTGCCGTCCCGTTGGCGTACGGGTGGCTGGCTGCTGGTGCCGTCCCCGGTCCCGGCGCCCTGCCGCGTGATCTCCTGGGATCTTCCCGGGCCGCTGGGCTCTGGTGAAGGTCCGTACGCGTCCGTGATCCCCACGGTCGGCCAGGTGATCCCGCGCGTGGGCGGATATGAGCACGTCGGCGCCCGGTTCCGGTTCCGTGGCGACTCCAGCAGCGACGTGGAGAAGGCCGTCGCCGCCACCGCCGCCCGGTTCCGCCTGGAGTGCGAGCCTGACATGCCGTTCCTGGTCGGAGGAGGACGCACAGTGCGCGGATCGAACCGATGA
- a CDS encoding ATP-grasp domain-containing protein — MGKYRVAVIGGRPAPIAGAVELGVDVVLVHEEGAYDVSIAEHCERIVHAPIADGQAILDVLRALHEERPFDRVLTTTEPAAESTGFVVDSLGLPGVTEATARALKDKALTRELLDKHGLSPVRYRIVHSAAEVAEFQAELGDQIIVKPVDGVASLHIHPVSGSRDAEHAWQALQDAGISAAIAEEYLHGPVVSVDSFSHAGRHLVIGYSEYRMNDKYVEWEVSTPSRYAVPQLAELRALTPKLLDAVGLTEGPSHSEFVLTSKGPRVLESHARLAGSGAPELVRRAFGLNLNRMFLTVPLGIDELPAISPEPLGGAAVRFLTPEPGTITAIQVPDDVADEIRRVPQGEVPYVFLPYLDEFTNAEVAVVIGKNVGETVPPLLTVADCVSGYVIASGRDANDAVAKCEAANARIRIETS, encoded by the coding sequence ATGGGCAAGTACCGGGTGGCAGTCATCGGCGGCCGGCCGGCGCCGATCGCGGGTGCCGTGGAGCTTGGAGTCGACGTGGTCCTCGTCCACGAGGAGGGCGCCTACGACGTGAGCATCGCAGAACACTGCGAGCGGATCGTGCACGCACCCATCGCCGATGGCCAAGCCATCCTCGACGTACTGAGGGCGCTGCATGAGGAGCGCCCCTTCGACCGCGTTCTGACCACCACCGAGCCGGCCGCCGAGTCCACCGGGTTCGTCGTGGACTCGCTTGGTCTGCCCGGCGTCACTGAGGCCACAGCCCGCGCGCTCAAGGACAAGGCGTTGACCCGGGAACTGCTGGACAAGCACGGGCTGAGCCCGGTGCGGTATCGCATCGTGCACAGCGCTGCCGAGGTCGCCGAGTTCCAGGCCGAGCTTGGTGACCAGATCATCGTCAAGCCGGTGGACGGTGTGGCGAGCCTGCACATTCATCCGGTGAGCGGTTCGCGGGACGCGGAGCATGCCTGGCAGGCGCTACAGGATGCGGGCATCTCCGCGGCCATCGCCGAGGAATATCTGCACGGTCCCGTCGTCAGCGTGGACTCCTTCTCGCACGCGGGACGGCACCTCGTCATCGGGTACTCCGAATACCGCATGAACGACAAGTACGTCGAGTGGGAGGTAAGCACCCCCAGCCGCTACGCCGTTCCCCAGCTCGCCGAACTCCGCGCGCTTACCCCGAAACTGCTTGACGCCGTGGGCCTAACCGAAGGTCCCTCGCACAGCGAGTTCGTGCTCACGAGCAAGGGGCCGCGCGTACTCGAATCGCACGCGCGGCTGGCTGGCAGCGGTGCGCCCGAGCTGGTACGTCGCGCATTCGGACTGAACCTGAACCGGATGTTCCTCACCGTACCGCTGGGCATCGACGAGTTGCCGGCGATTTCGCCCGAGCCGCTGGGTGGCGCCGCGGTCCGGTTTCTCACCCCGGAGCCGGGCACGATCACTGCCATCCAGGTGCCCGACGACGTGGCCGACGAGATTCGCCGGGTCCCTCAGGGCGAGGTGCCGTACGTCTTCCTGCCCTACCTGGACGAGTTCACGAACGCCGAGGTGGCGGTAGTGATCGGTAAGAACGTGGGCGAGACGGTACCGCCGTTGCTGACGGTAGCCGACTGCGTCTCCGGATATGTCATCGCCTCCGGCCGCGACGCGAACGATGCCGTGGCCAAGTGCGAGGCCGCGAACGCCAGGATCCGCATCGAGACGAGCTGA
- a CDS encoding carbamoyl phosphate synthase small subunit gives MITRPAATPAFLVLEDGRTFRGRAYGAVGKTFGEAVFSTGMTGYQETLTDPSYHRQVVVMTAPHVGNTGVNDDDAESSRIWVAGYVVRDPARVSSNWRARRSLDDELAAQGVVGISGIDTRALTRHLRERGVMRVGIFSGSALAGGSTESPIDAGTLLAEVRRAPEMTGADLVGQVTTTQPYVVPAVGTRRFTVAAIDLGIKGTTSHRMAERGIEVHVLPADATVEDVYTVVPDGVFLPNGPGDPGTADLTVIRAVLERGTPLFGICLGNQLLGRALGFSTYKLKYGHRGINQPVQDRSTGKIEITAHNHGFAVEAPLDAVSGTPYGRVEVSHVCLNDDVVEGLRLLDRPAFSVQYHPEAAAGPHDAVHLFDRFVSLMESQRA, from the coding sequence ATGATCACCCGGCCGGCCGCCACGCCCGCCTTCCTCGTACTGGAGGACGGCCGCACCTTTCGCGGCCGAGCCTACGGCGCGGTGGGAAAGACCTTCGGGGAGGCGGTGTTCTCCACCGGCATGACCGGCTATCAGGAGACGCTGACCGACCCCTCGTACCACCGCCAGGTCGTCGTCATGACTGCTCCGCACGTCGGAAACACCGGAGTCAACGACGACGACGCCGAGTCGTCCCGCATCTGGGTGGCGGGCTACGTCGTACGTGACCCTGCCCGCGTCTCGTCCAACTGGCGCGCGCGGCGCTCCCTCGACGACGAACTGGCCGCCCAGGGCGTCGTCGGTATCAGTGGCATTGACACCCGCGCGCTCACCCGACACCTGCGTGAACGCGGCGTGATGCGGGTGGGCATCTTCTCCGGCTCCGCGCTCGCCGGTGGCTCTACCGAGAGCCCGATCGATGCGGGCACCCTGCTCGCCGAGGTCCGCCGGGCACCCGAGATGACCGGCGCCGACCTGGTCGGTCAGGTCACCACCACGCAGCCGTATGTCGTCCCCGCCGTCGGCACCAGGCGGTTCACGGTCGCCGCGATCGACCTCGGTATCAAGGGAACGACCTCGCACCGCATGGCCGAGCGCGGCATCGAGGTGCATGTGCTGCCGGCCGATGCCACGGTCGAGGACGTCTACACGGTCGTCCCCGACGGGGTGTTTCTGCCCAACGGTCCAGGAGATCCCGGCACGGCCGATCTCACCGTCATCCGGGCCGTCCTCGAACGTGGCACCCCGCTGTTCGGCATCTGCCTCGGTAACCAACTCCTCGGCAGAGCGCTTGGCTTCAGTACGTACAAGCTCAAATACGGCCATCGTGGCATCAATCAGCCGGTCCAGGACCGTTCCACCGGCAAGATCGAGATCACCGCGCACAACCACGGCTTCGCCGTCGAAGCCCCTCTCGACGCGGTGAGCGGCACACCGTACGGTCGCGTCGAGGTCAGCCACGTCTGCCTCAACGACGATGTGGTCGAGGGCCTGCGGCTGCTCGACCGGCCGGCGTTCAGCGTCCAGTACCACCCCGAGGCGGCCGCGGGTCCGCACGACGCCGTGCATCTTTTCGACCGCTTCGTCTCCCTCATGGAGAGCCAGCGTGCCTAG
- a CDS encoding carbamoyltransferase family protein, whose protein sequence is MSDLVLGISAFYHDSAAALVADGVAVAAAQEERFSRNRHDSSFPSRAVEYCLDEQGVSLDDISVVAYYEDPRLKFRRVLSTFAGAAPMGFASFRETLPAWIMRGGRLHTADTVRGELAALGRGKVPELSVRRHHESHAVSAFFPSPYESAAVLCIDGVGEWATTTLWHGRDTELRPVAELRFPHSLGLLYSAFTYFCGFKVDSGEYKLMGLAPYGKPRYADVIRERLIDVKPDGSFRLDMRHFEYLRGQVMTGRGFEKLFGGPRRTPEGQLTEREFDLAASIQAVTEEVVLRLARTARERTGEAHLCMAGGVALNCVANGRIVDAGIFDEVWIQPAAGDAGGALGAAQAVAMERGVRRDHPRTGRDVMNGSLLGPAYEDEQIFAYLEANGIPHQRLGSDTLARAVADELADGKIVGWFQGRMEFGPRALGARSIVGDPRNPAMQSAMNLKIKFRESFRPFAPAVLAADAKDYFDLPQESPYMLVVSRIAASQRLEVQDEDTFGLELLKVQRSTIPAVTHVDSSARVQTVAQHNNPAFHRLLTAFKDRTGCPVLINTSFNVRGEPIVNTPHEAYTCFMRTDIDVLALGNFLLMKSAQPAWSEESDWREEIPLD, encoded by the coding sequence GTGTCTGACCTGGTTCTCGGAATCTCGGCCTTTTACCACGACAGCGCGGCCGCGCTGGTAGCCGACGGTGTGGCGGTCGCGGCGGCTCAGGAGGAACGCTTCAGTAGAAATCGTCACGACTCGTCGTTCCCCTCGCGCGCCGTCGAGTACTGCCTGGACGAGCAGGGCGTGAGCTTGGACGACATCTCCGTGGTCGCCTATTACGAGGACCCACGGCTGAAGTTCCGCCGGGTACTGTCCACCTTCGCGGGCGCCGCGCCCATGGGCTTCGCTTCCTTTCGGGAGACCCTGCCTGCATGGATCATGCGCGGGGGCAGGCTGCACACCGCGGACACAGTGCGCGGCGAGCTCGCGGCACTGGGACGGGGCAAGGTGCCGGAGCTTTCCGTGCGCCGCCACCATGAGTCACATGCCGTTTCGGCCTTCTTTCCCAGTCCCTATGAATCCGCGGCAGTGTTGTGCATCGACGGCGTCGGTGAATGGGCTACGACGACGCTGTGGCACGGTCGCGACACCGAGTTGCGACCCGTTGCGGAGCTGCGCTTCCCGCATTCTCTGGGGCTTTTGTACTCGGCGTTCACCTACTTCTGCGGTTTCAAGGTCGACTCGGGCGAGTACAAGCTGATGGGCCTTGCGCCGTACGGCAAGCCGCGCTACGCGGACGTCATCCGTGAGCGGCTCATTGACGTCAAGCCCGATGGCTCCTTCCGCCTTGACATGCGCCACTTCGAATATCTGCGCGGTCAGGTGATGACCGGGCGGGGCTTCGAGAAGCTCTTCGGTGGACCGCGACGCACTCCCGAAGGTCAGCTCACCGAACGAGAGTTCGATCTGGCGGCTTCCATTCAAGCGGTCACCGAGGAGGTAGTGCTCCGCCTGGCCAGGACAGCGCGTGAGCGTACCGGCGAGGCCCACCTGTGCATGGCCGGCGGCGTCGCGCTCAACTGTGTGGCCAACGGCAGGATCGTTGACGCCGGGATCTTCGATGAAGTGTGGATCCAGCCGGCCGCGGGTGACGCCGGGGGCGCTCTCGGTGCGGCCCAGGCTGTCGCCATGGAGCGTGGGGTGCGGCGCGACCACCCGCGCACGGGGCGCGACGTGATGAACGGCTCCCTGCTGGGCCCCGCGTACGAGGACGAGCAGATTTTCGCGTACCTGGAGGCCAACGGCATCCCGCACCAACGGTTGGGCAGCGACACGCTGGCCAGGGCGGTAGCGGACGAGTTGGCGGATGGGAAGATTGTCGGCTGGTTCCAGGGGCGCATGGAGTTCGGGCCGCGGGCGCTGGGCGCCAGGTCCATCGTCGGCGACCCGCGCAACCCGGCCATGCAGTCCGCAATGAACCTAAAGATTAAGTTCAGGGAGTCGTTTCGCCCGTTCGCGCCGGCCGTGCTGGCAGCCGACGCCAAGGACTACTTCGACCTGCCGCAGGAAAGCCCGTACATGCTTGTGGTCTCTCGGATCGCGGCTTCGCAGAGGCTGGAGGTCCAGGACGAAGACACATTCGGACTGGAACTACTGAAAGTGCAGCGATCCACTATCCCCGCTGTCACGCACGTCGACAGTTCGGCGCGCGTGCAGACGGTCGCGCAGCACAACAATCCGGCCTTTCACAGGTTGCTGACAGCCTTCAAGGACCGTACGGGCTGTCCGGTCCTGATCAACACGTCCTTCAATGTACGTGGAGAGCCCATCGTGAACACCCCGCACGAGGCCTACACCTGCTTCATGCGCACGGACATCGATGTGCTGGCACTGGGAAACTTCTTGCTGATGAAGAGTGCTCAGCCGGCCTGGTCGGAGGAGTCCGACTGGCGCGAGGAAATCCCGCTGGACTGA